Proteins co-encoded in one Marinobacter gudaonensis genomic window:
- the tssA gene encoding type VI secretion system protein TssA: MQVIEQHPYVSQVISALPGESGVGEALGEDPALEFLENEIMKIGSLAHNDIDWSKVEQEALTILSDRSKHLKVLGFLLLALQRGGDGERFALSLYLLHRVLDGWWEKAWPYPGEKGQRARKMMFTQMLQRAGKGVEGLSFDGSVGDGRQYCLELLASLLEQASIRALPEESLSDLKRAIEKLPVASETTPAPSPSTPEPERSNAQTQPSPATSTASLGTLSLDPGNERATRQSLLKVADLLTDTGPGEPLGYQLRRYAIWHTITTVPPTRDGQRTDLAAVSADRVADYREALEKAPDQALWQRVEQSLSVSPFWLDGHWLSAQVANRLGHGECAEAIRRACREFVERLPQLPELTFNDGTPFLSGEASDWLWTSPTASASGSAVDAWEQVYGKARERVAAGELAEGMQLLEDGLAEAREPRDRLYWRLASARLMKEAGLKTLAAQLVQDLQAQVRGLALEAWEPTLVKQLEKLG, translated from the coding sequence ATGCAGGTGATTGAGCAGCACCCCTACGTCAGCCAGGTGATTTCGGCGCTGCCCGGCGAGAGCGGGGTGGGCGAGGCGCTGGGTGAGGATCCGGCCCTCGAGTTCCTCGAGAACGAAATCATGAAAATTGGCTCCCTGGCGCATAACGATATTGACTGGAGCAAGGTTGAGCAGGAAGCACTGACGATCCTGTCTGACCGGAGCAAGCATCTCAAGGTACTGGGATTCCTGCTGCTAGCCCTGCAGCGTGGTGGCGATGGCGAGCGGTTTGCGCTGTCTCTGTACCTGTTGCACCGGGTTCTGGATGGATGGTGGGAAAAGGCCTGGCCCTATCCGGGTGAAAAGGGCCAGAGGGCCCGCAAAATGATGTTTACCCAGATGCTGCAGCGGGCCGGCAAGGGTGTGGAAGGGCTGTCCTTCGACGGCAGTGTTGGCGACGGTCGCCAGTACTGCCTTGAGCTACTGGCATCGCTGCTTGAGCAGGCGTCCATCAGGGCTTTGCCGGAGGAATCGCTGAGTGACCTCAAGCGGGCCATCGAAAAGCTCCCGGTGGCCAGCGAAACCACGCCCGCGCCCTCGCCTTCGACCCCGGAACCCGAGCGCAGCAACGCCCAGACACAGCCATCGCCGGCCACATCAACGGCCAGCCTGGGCACGCTCAGCCTGGATCCTGGCAATGAGCGGGCCACCCGCCAGAGCCTGCTAAAGGTGGCCGATCTGCTGACCGACACCGGCCCCGGTGAGCCGCTTGGCTACCAGCTGCGACGCTACGCCATCTGGCACACCATCACCACGGTGCCACCGACGCGGGACGGCCAGCGAACCGACCTGGCAGCGGTCAGCGCCGACCGCGTCGCAGACTATCGCGAGGCGCTTGAAAAGGCCCCGGACCAGGCCCTCTGGCAGCGGGTAGAACAGAGCCTGTCGGTCAGCCCGTTCTGGCTGGACGGGCACTGGCTGAGTGCCCAGGTTGCAAACCGGCTGGGCCATGGTGAGTGTGCCGAAGCGATTCGCCGGGCGTGCCGTGAGTTTGTGGAGCGATTGCCGCAGTTGCCGGAGCTCACGTTCAATGACGGAACACCGTTCCTGTCAGGGGAAGCGAGCGACTGGCTCTGGACGTCGCCGACTGCGAGCGCCTCCGGCAGTGCCGTTGACGCCTGGGAACAGGTTTATGGCAAGGCCCGGGAGCGGGTGGCCGCTGGAGAACTCGCCGAGGGCATGCAGTTGCTCGAGGACGGACTGGCAGAGGCCCGGGAGCCGCGGGATCGCCTTTACTGGCGGTTGGCCAGCGCTCGCCTGATGAAAGAGGCAGGCCTGAAAACGCTGGCGGCGCAACTGGTTCAGGACCTGCAGGCCCAGGTTCGCGGGTTGGCCCTGGAGGCCTGGGAGCCAACCCTGGTCAAACAGCTTGAGAAGCTGGGCTGA
- the vasI gene encoding type VI secretion system-associated protein VasI: MTPFLRFILRSVALATAFTALQPSAWAGLIEEARRCTGEVQRLERLACFDAVFDTPVDRRAEAPASVPASLRSEQWRQAYASAGNPEDTGTAVYRDTGRAAGQLVTVAALGVEPPRPRLVLQCHNNITELSLMMPEPLKRERIRLAMGSDTMEWRVRDNGFVLSGGRGLPSIHTVQTLLVGPDVRIDSTDSAIDGLLFDLSGFRQAIEPLRERCGW; this comes from the coding sequence ATGACGCCGTTTCTCAGGTTCATCCTGCGCTCGGTTGCCCTGGCAACCGCATTCACGGCCTTGCAGCCGTCGGCCTGGGCGGGGCTGATTGAGGAGGCCCGGCGCTGCACCGGTGAAGTTCAGCGGCTTGAACGACTGGCCTGTTTCGATGCGGTGTTTGACACGCCGGTTGATCGTCGGGCCGAGGCGCCGGCGTCGGTGCCTGCAAGCCTGCGCAGCGAGCAATGGCGCCAGGCCTATGCCTCCGCCGGCAACCCGGAGGACACCGGCACGGCCGTGTACCGGGATACCGGCCGGGCAGCCGGGCAGCTGGTTACCGTCGCCGCACTGGGCGTTGAACCACCAAGGCCCCGGCTGGTGCTGCAATGCCACAACAACATCACGGAACTGTCTTTGATGATGCCCGAACCTCTGAAGAGAGAGCGCATTCGTCTGGCCATGGGTTCAGACACCATGGAATGGCGGGTTCGGGACAACGGCTTTGTTCTCAGCGGTGGTCGTGGTCTGCCCTCAATCCACACGGTTCAGACACTGCTGGTGGGCCCGGACGTGCGCATTGATTCCACCGACAGTGCCATCGACGGCTTGCTGTTCGACCTGTCGGGCTTCCGCCAGGCCATTGAGCCCCTGCGGGAGAGGTGCGGATGGTGA
- a CDS encoding sigma-54-dependent Fis family transcriptional regulator, protein MQMELHTGIDLAVALIQQDTLPDLLKTATSQLETTFGLSRCWALELDLSGRTLHCSDLAEDGEFDCGDFSHPFAHVLQTGQARELTRAASYRLDHPGFQALFDASNRPRSLWLEPLSGDDGRTLGMLVLCRDEPEWAGITAQPLYLGLRQLLVHQWITQLQSRDQVWQRRLLKRSLDHLHDAETVRNRCDQLARTLVGNSQAMTRLRAQIVRAAGSQLSVLIQGETGCGKDVVAQGIHQLSGRADGPMVVVNCAAIPDTLLETELFGHTKGAFSGADQTKEGLLAQADGGTLFLDEIGDMPMALQSKLLRVLESRKFRPLGAREEQRSDFRLVAATHQPLQAGIEDGSFRRDLFYRLSQFPLRVTPLRERPEDLEALSRHFIRHYTEREGAGPMGISSHALHLLSGYDFPGNVRELRNIIELACLQTPVGDDIQPEVLRLNDLFEAPETWVAEPAVAGHEALSWLPDPDEIRDLKAAAQAFEAAIIRERLRQYGGNRAQAAESLGLPKRTLAHKCLKYQVSES, encoded by the coding sequence ATGCAGATGGAACTGCACACCGGCATTGACCTGGCGGTGGCCCTGATCCAGCAGGACACCCTGCCGGACCTGCTGAAAACGGCCACTAGCCAGCTGGAAACCACCTTCGGCCTGAGCCGCTGCTGGGCCCTGGAACTCGACCTCAGTGGCCGCACCCTGCACTGCAGCGATCTGGCCGAAGACGGCGAATTCGACTGCGGTGACTTCAGCCACCCCTTTGCCCACGTGCTCCAGACCGGCCAGGCCCGGGAACTGACACGAGCCGCCAGCTACCGCCTCGACCACCCGGGCTTCCAGGCCCTGTTCGACGCCAGCAACCGCCCCCGCTCACTGTGGCTTGAGCCCCTGAGCGGCGACGACGGTCGCACCCTCGGCATGCTCGTGCTGTGCCGTGACGAGCCGGAGTGGGCAGGAATTACTGCACAACCGCTGTACCTGGGGCTTCGGCAACTGCTGGTGCATCAATGGATCACCCAGCTGCAAAGCCGTGACCAGGTCTGGCAGCGCCGGCTTCTGAAGCGCTCGCTCGACCATCTGCACGATGCGGAAACCGTGCGCAATCGGTGCGACCAGCTGGCCCGGACTCTGGTGGGGAACTCCCAGGCCATGACCCGGCTCAGGGCCCAGATCGTCCGCGCGGCAGGCAGCCAGCTATCGGTCCTGATCCAGGGCGAAACCGGTTGTGGCAAAGACGTGGTGGCCCAGGGCATCCACCAGCTCTCCGGACGGGCTGACGGCCCCATGGTGGTGGTCAACTGCGCCGCCATACCCGATACCCTGCTCGAGACTGAACTCTTTGGTCATACCAAAGGCGCTTTCTCCGGTGCCGACCAGACCAAGGAGGGGCTACTGGCCCAGGCCGACGGCGGCACCCTGTTCCTGGACGAAATTGGCGACATGCCGATGGCCCTCCAGTCCAAACTCCTGCGGGTGCTGGAAAGCCGGAAGTTCCGTCCGCTGGGAGCCAGAGAGGAGCAGCGCTCTGATTTCCGACTGGTGGCGGCGACCCACCAGCCATTGCAGGCTGGCATCGAGGACGGCAGCTTCCGCCGGGACCTGTTCTATCGGCTGAGCCAGTTCCCGCTCCGGGTTACCCCGCTTCGGGAGAGGCCGGAAGACCTCGAGGCCCTCAGCCGCCATTTTATTCGTCATTACACCGAGCGGGAGGGGGCCGGCCCCATGGGCATATCCAGCCATGCCCTGCACCTGCTTTCCGGCTACGACTTTCCCGGGAACGTCCGGGAGCTGCGCAACATCATTGAACTGGCCTGTCTGCAGACACCGGTCGGGGATGACATCCAGCCAGAAGTCCTGCGATTGAACGACCTGTTCGAGGCACCCGAGACCTGGGTCGCCGAGCCCGCCGTTGCCGGCCATGAGGCGTTGTCGTGGCTGCCTGACCCCGATGAAATCCGGGATCTTAAAGCGGCAGCCCAAGCGTTCGAAGCGGCTATTATCCGGGAACGGCTGCGCCAGTATGGCGGCAACCGGGCCCAGGCGGCCGAGAGCCTGGGCTTGCCGAAGCGCACCCTGGCCCACAAGTGTCTCAAGTATCAGGTCAGCGAATCATGA